The Pseudoalteromonas sp. UG3-2 genome contains a region encoding:
- the iadA gene encoding beta-aspartyl-peptidase, protein MLTLIKSAELYTPEKLGKRDVLIAGKKIIAIEEHIELNSNLEIVEIDAKEKILAPGFVDALVHFSGGGGEAGFASRTPEMRLTDATLSGITTVVGALGTDDISRTHSDLIAKAKGLKQEGLNAYCHTGSYHFPIKTLGDSISHDIMYIDEVIGVGEVAISDHRGSQPTVQMLAKMAAESRTAGLLSNKRGTVSIHVGTGAEHLDLLHQVAATTEVPISQFYPTHMNRNAELLTAGIAFCQAGGTIDFTTSTTEYDLAHGELAAAEALAYCLEKGVDPSKLTMSSDGHASLPVFDSNNHMVGFEVGQEASLLTSLQQAVNEFKVPLELALQAITKNPASILGLAKGIITRGGDADLVLLDKDTLSVHSVWCNGEAMVTEYVPVKHGFFPSRSN, encoded by the coding sequence ATGCTGACATTAATTAAGAGTGCCGAGCTTTACACACCAGAAAAGCTTGGAAAACGCGATGTCCTGATCGCAGGCAAGAAAATCATTGCCATTGAAGAACACATAGAGCTCAACAGTAATCTCGAGATTGTCGAAATCGACGCTAAGGAGAAAATTTTAGCCCCCGGCTTTGTCGACGCCTTAGTGCACTTTAGCGGTGGCGGCGGTGAAGCCGGTTTTGCTAGTCGCACCCCAGAAATGCGGTTAACTGACGCCACCCTCAGTGGGATCACCACCGTGGTTGGGGCTCTCGGCACCGATGATATCAGCCGTACCCACAGCGATCTTATCGCTAAGGCCAAGGGGTTAAAGCAAGAGGGGCTAAATGCCTATTGCCATACGGGGTCTTATCATTTTCCCATAAAAACCCTAGGCGACAGCATTAGCCATGACATCATGTACATTGATGAAGTCATTGGTGTTGGTGAAGTGGCGATTTCCGATCATCGCGGCTCGCAGCCAACAGTACAAATGCTGGCAAAAATGGCGGCAGAGTCTCGCACTGCAGGCTTATTAAGCAACAAGCGTGGCACTGTGTCTATTCACGTGGGAACTGGCGCTGAGCACCTTGACTTACTGCACCAAGTGGCGGCGACCACTGAGGTGCCTATAAGTCAATTTTATCCCACTCATATGAATCGCAATGCTGAGCTACTGACCGCAGGCATCGCCTTTTGCCAAGCCGGCGGTACCATTGATTTTACCACCAGCACCACGGAGTACGATCTTGCCCATGGCGAACTGGCCGCCGCAGAAGCCTTAGCCTACTGCTTGGAAAAAGGCGTAGATCCCAGCAAGCTCACCATGAGCTCGGATGGTCACGCAAGCTTGCCGGTGTTTGATAGTAACAACCACATGGTTGGCTTTGAAGTTGGCCAAGAAGCATCGTTATTGACTTCATTGCAGCAAGCGGTAAACGAGTTCAAGGTGCCGTTAGAGCTGGCGTTGCAAGCAATCACTAAAAACCCCGCCAGTATATTAGGCCTAGCAAAAGGCATTATCACTCGAGGTGGCGATGCCGACTTAGTGTTGCTTGATAAAGATACTCTTAGCGTGCATAGCGTGTGGTGTAACGGCGAAGCAATGGTTACTGAATACGTACCGGTAAAACACGGCTTTTTCCCCAGTCGTAGCAATTAG
- a CDS encoding MauE/DoxX family redox-associated membrane protein, with amino-acid sequence MTTATLYRMHTDEHICPFGLRAKHLLENSDYDLDDNKLTSRSETDKFKALHNVETTPQIFIGDERIGGYEELREYLGKPSHAAKRNTYWPVLSIFLVSLLLAVATQLAAFSWPALAVHFIGFAMVLLAVQKIRDVHSFSNSFITYDLLAMRQLRYAYVYPYVELYAGLGMLAALPALYYAPLAIFIGLIGGVSVFKAVYIDKRELKCACVGGDSDVPLGFISLTENVVMFAAGVWMLLS; translated from the coding sequence ATGACAACAGCAACGTTATATCGAATGCACACTGATGAGCATATTTGTCCTTTTGGTTTAAGAGCAAAGCACTTATTGGAAAACAGTGATTATGACTTGGATGACAATAAGCTCACTAGCCGCAGCGAAACAGATAAGTTCAAAGCGCTACACAATGTTGAAACCACACCGCAGATATTTATTGGTGATGAGCGTATTGGCGGCTATGAGGAGCTCCGTGAGTACTTAGGAAAGCCAAGTCACGCAGCCAAACGCAATACTTACTGGCCGGTGTTATCAATCTTTTTAGTATCGCTCTTGCTGGCTGTAGCCACCCAGCTTGCAGCCTTTTCATGGCCGGCTTTGGCGGTGCACTTTATTGGCTTTGCCATGGTGCTGCTGGCGGTGCAAAAAATTCGTGATGTTCACAGCTTTAGTAATTCCTTTATTACATACGATTTATTGGCTATGCGGCAATTACGTTACGCTTACGTATATCCTTATGTTGAGCTGTACGCAGGGCTTGGCATGTTGGCTGCCTTACCGGCACTTTATTACGCGCCATTGGCCATTTTTATTGGTTTAATTGGTGGTGTTTCGGTATTTAAAGCCGTTTATATCGACAAGCGAGAGTTAAAATGTGCCTGTGTTGGTGGTGACAGCGATGTGCCATTAGGCTTTATTTCATTAACAGAGAACGTGGTAATGTTTGCTGCTGGTGTTTGGATGCTGCTTTCATAA
- a CDS encoding methyl-accepting chemotaxis protein codes for MSKTTGKEIKLTEQSVLLSTTSLDSRITYANQAFCQIAGYDLDEMLGQPHNLVRHPDMPKAAFADMWQTLKSGQSWMGPVKNRAKNGDYYWVNAFATPIKDEKGRVTEYQSVRTKPKAEVVNKAQQLYQTLDHKKPPKRYDTTRWIVQLLCFAIATLAISPFIASTWFVLLPLLAMLAVTALMIKFRRDYKRVLKTASDIYENDLMAYLYGGSRDKIADISLAFEMQKAKIAAVVGRVNDVSLQVSDNAKKTTESGRYVSELLKQQSDEAKEMVTCMEEFSQTIDELSENVNHAADAANNSEQQAGLGRGAVNEVIESIHTLDSHLQEVNNAVDRLVTGNDRIQNILSVINSIADQTNLLALNAAIEAARAGDHGRGFSVVADEVRSLAQRTQSSTEEIAQLLQELGEISNSAVESVSKSNNLSNRSVDLAKNNGSSLETIQSHVMHLADLNRSVAAAIEQQTCVVKQISVNVESVTTLSEKGTEHGEKSFELCQELLKQIENQTRLIQQFS; via the coding sequence ATGTCAAAAACAACAGGTAAGGAAATTAAGTTAACGGAACAAAGCGTTTTGCTTTCCACCACCAGTTTAGACAGTCGCATTACCTATGCGAACCAAGCATTTTGCCAAATTGCAGGCTATGACTTAGATGAAATGCTGGGGCAGCCGCATAACTTAGTTAGGCACCCAGATATGCCAAAGGCCGCCTTCGCCGATATGTGGCAAACTTTAAAAAGTGGGCAATCTTGGATGGGCCCAGTAAAAAACCGCGCCAAAAATGGTGATTATTATTGGGTTAATGCCTTTGCTACGCCAATCAAAGACGAAAAGGGTCGGGTAACCGAATATCAGTCAGTACGCACAAAACCCAAAGCTGAAGTCGTCAACAAAGCACAGCAGTTATATCAAACGTTGGATCATAAAAAGCCACCAAAGCGTTACGACACCACGCGCTGGATAGTGCAATTATTATGTTTCGCCATTGCCACGCTAGCAATTTCCCCTTTCATTGCATCGACATGGTTTGTGCTATTGCCTTTGCTTGCCATGCTCGCTGTAACGGCGCTAATGATTAAGTTTCGGCGAGACTACAAGCGTGTGCTAAAAACAGCCTCTGATATTTATGAAAATGACCTCATGGCTTATTTGTATGGTGGCAGCCGCGATAAAATTGCCGATATTAGCTTGGCCTTTGAGATGCAAAAAGCCAAGATTGCCGCCGTGGTTGGCCGGGTGAATGACGTTTCGTTGCAGGTCAGTGATAATGCCAAAAAGACCACAGAAAGTGGCCGTTATGTGTCTGAACTACTGAAACAACAAAGTGATGAAGCCAAAGAGATGGTTACCTGCATGGAGGAGTTTTCTCAAACCATTGATGAACTCTCTGAAAACGTCAACCATGCAGCAGACGCAGCCAACAACTCCGAGCAGCAAGCCGGCTTGGGGCGTGGCGCAGTTAATGAGGTGATTGAGTCTATCCACACTTTAGATTCACACCTACAAGAGGTTAACAACGCGGTCGACCGCTTAGTCACCGGCAACGATAGGATCCAAAATATTCTCAGTGTTATTAACTCCATTGCCGATCAAACCAATCTATTAGCCCTCAATGCCGCTATCGAAGCCGCTCGGGCGGGAGACCATGGCCGTGGCTTTTCAGTGGTTGCCGATGAAGTACGCTCTTTAGCACAGCGCACCCAAAGCTCAACCGAGGAAATTGCCCAGTTATTGCAAGAACTTGGCGAGATATCCAACTCCGCAGTTGAATCCGTTAGCAAAAGTAACAATTTATCTAATCGCAGCGTTGACTTGGCCAAGAATAATGGCAGCAGTTTGGAAACCATTCAAAGCCATGTTATGCACTTAGCCGACTTGAACCGCAGTGTGGCAGCAGCCATTGAACAGCAAACCTGTGTGGTAAAACAGATCAGTGTCAATGTCGAAAGCGTCACCACCTTATCTGAAAAAGGCACCGAGCACGGTGAAAAGTCATTTGAATTATGCCAAGAATTGCTCAAGCAAATTGAAAATCAAACCCGCTTAATTCAACAGTTTTCTTAA
- a CDS encoding alpha/beta fold hydrolase, with the protein MKSLGLLLSLLLPIAVVAEPSFITIKGYKVEYEIAGKGKQTVFLEAGGSAGLSDWDPIFNRLAQFSRVVRYSRIGNGGSEQLSKNYSSEEYAEEARLVLDALNIKKPVVYVAHSYGAYIARRFAATYPEWLSGLMLIEPASEHDVDIMRSIDLAKAEKQIAQVKLDDLKNGMSNQYLDFWSKRPLPDYPEIGDIPVTVIASVKKYNNKEVLFFTDKAREMWGELHTQWALAFPQGKAVLTDKSYHFPQQDEPEMVVQEVRDLLDRIAVE; encoded by the coding sequence ATGAAATCTCTAGGGTTATTATTGAGTCTTTTATTGCCAATTGCAGTGGTTGCTGAACCGAGTTTCATTACCATAAAGGGTTATAAAGTCGAGTACGAAATAGCGGGTAAGGGCAAACAGACTGTGTTTTTGGAGGCTGGTGGTTCGGCAGGATTATCTGATTGGGATCCCATTTTTAATCGTTTGGCGCAATTCTCCCGAGTGGTCCGCTATTCTCGAATTGGCAATGGCGGCTCCGAACAATTAAGCAAAAATTACAGCTCTGAAGAATATGCTGAAGAGGCGCGTTTAGTGCTGGACGCACTGAATATTAAAAAGCCTGTGGTGTATGTGGCTCATTCGTATGGTGCCTACATCGCTCGGCGGTTCGCAGCTACTTACCCAGAATGGCTGTCTGGGTTAATGCTCATTGAGCCGGCATCAGAGCATGATGTGGATATTATGCGAAGCATTGATCTGGCCAAAGCTGAAAAGCAAATCGCCCAAGTGAAATTAGATGACCTTAAAAATGGTATGTCTAACCAATATTTAGACTTTTGGTCTAAACGGCCATTACCTGACTACCCTGAGATAGGGGATATTCCTGTCACTGTTATTGCCTCAGTGAAAAAGTATAACAATAAAGAAGTGCTGTTTTTTACTGATAAAGCCAGAGAAATGTGGGGAGAATTGCATACACAGTGGGCACTGGCATTCCCGCAAGGTAAAGCCGTATTAACAGACAAAAGCTACCATTTCCCACAACAAGATGAGCCTGAGATGGTGGTTCAAGAGGTGCGTGATTTATTGGATAGGATTGCGGTTGAGTAA
- a CDS encoding M14 family metallopeptidase, producing MQRQYPIGTPGVPWNAEEKQQWFATQTVKRSYFEQVATEITALSEQFELNQYGELDYPQDCYPLYALTSKQWQPEKPCVLVTGGVHGYETSGVHGALAFAKHEAQKYPEFNFIILPCLSPWGYETINRWNPEAIDPNRSFYANSPAPESALAMAFVQQKAPQVLCHVDLHETTNSDNEEFRPALAARDGKENHNWNIPDGFYLVGHSQKPQPEFQQAIINEVAKVNPIAPADDNQQLIGVDIEQFGVINYDGTALGLCMGMTEAPYVTTTEVYPDGDNATPESCIEGQVAAVRGALDYLKEHTL from the coding sequence ATGCAAAGACAGTATCCGATTGGCACACCCGGTGTGCCATGGAATGCAGAAGAAAAACAGCAATGGTTTGCAACACAAACCGTAAAGCGCAGCTATTTCGAGCAAGTAGCAACAGAAATAACAGCGCTCAGTGAGCAGTTTGAGCTCAACCAATACGGCGAGCTAGACTATCCGCAGGATTGCTATCCTTTATATGCGCTAACCTCAAAGCAATGGCAGCCAGAAAAACCTTGTGTGCTAGTGACCGGCGGTGTGCATGGCTATGAGACCAGTGGCGTTCATGGCGCATTGGCCTTTGCTAAGCATGAGGCACAGAAATACCCTGAGTTTAATTTCATTATTTTGCCATGCCTAAGCCCGTGGGGATACGAAACCATCAATCGTTGGAATCCAGAGGCCATTGATCCTAATCGCTCGTTTTATGCAAACAGTCCCGCTCCAGAGTCGGCTTTGGCGATGGCATTTGTCCAACAAAAAGCACCCCAGGTGTTGTGTCATGTGGATTTGCACGAAACGACCAACAGTGATAATGAGGAGTTTCGTCCGGCCCTTGCGGCTCGCGATGGTAAAGAGAACCACAACTGGAATATTCCCGATGGCTTCTATCTCGTTGGGCACAGCCAAAAGCCACAACCAGAATTTCAGCAAGCCATTATTAACGAAGTCGCCAAGGTAAACCCAATTGCTCCTGCGGATGACAACCAACAGCTCATCGGCGTCGACATCGAGCAATTCGGTGTCATTAACTACGATGGCACGGCTCTGGGGTTATGTATGGGCATGACCGAAGCGCCGTATGTGACCACCACAGAAGTCTACCCTGATGGCGATAATGCCACCCCAGAGTCTTGTATTGAAGGACAAGTGGCTGCTGTGCGTGGAGCACTTGATTACTTAAAGGAGCATACCCTTTAG
- a CDS encoding FHA domain-containing protein: MAYLIDEQKLERVYLKSYHTVGRYKYSVDTLIDKPGVSRHHAIIELNDGKWFIRDVSTNGVWVNDKKLDKNMPYQLFENDKIDFAAPGQNSYVAANLKTECQYLVSQTNGQKVIEVVDQLLLPNEEQPEHIIYYEKLLNYWFLEDLNSADRQALIDGSIISLMNDQWMFFSANSIAVTKHLECQKAAKPMALEFNVSQDEEETQLSLRVDDQEMDLGTRSHHYLLLLLARTRIQDKDAGHESDVQGWVYRDDLAKSLGVQANHMNIMVHRARKQFIDSCGDTYPEAEFLLETRCGRLRLNCQDITIIKGAKLETRMTL; this comes from the coding sequence ATGGCTTATTTAATTGACGAGCAAAAGCTCGAACGCGTTTATTTAAAAAGTTATCACACCGTAGGTAGATACAAATACAGCGTAGATACCTTAATAGATAAGCCAGGTGTTTCGCGCCACCATGCCATTATCGAGTTAAACGACGGCAAATGGTTTATTCGCGACGTCAGCACCAATGGCGTTTGGGTGAACGACAAAAAGCTCGACAAAAACATGCCTTACCAATTGTTTGAAAACGATAAAATCGACTTTGCCGCGCCTGGACAAAATTCATATGTGGCTGCCAACTTAAAAACCGAGTGTCAGTACTTAGTGTCGCAAACCAACGGGCAAAAGGTCATTGAAGTAGTAGATCAATTACTCCTGCCTAACGAAGAGCAACCGGAACATATTATTTACTATGAGAAACTGCTTAATTATTGGTTTTTAGAAGACCTCAATAGCGCAGACAGACAAGCGCTAATTGACGGCAGTATTATCAGTTTAATGAACGATCAATGGATGTTCTTTTCCGCTAACAGCATTGCCGTGACCAAACATTTAGAATGCCAAAAAGCCGCCAAGCCTATGGCTCTGGAGTTTAACGTCAGTCAAGACGAAGAAGAAACACAACTCAGCTTGCGCGTAGACGATCAAGAAATGGATTTAGGCACTCGCAGTCATCATTACCTCTTATTGTTACTCGCCAGAACTCGAATTCAAGACAAAGACGCGGGTCACGAAAGCGATGTTCAGGGCTGGGTGTACCGAGATGATTTAGCAAAATCATTAGGTGTACAGGCAAATCATATGAACATCATGGTTCATCGCGCCAGAAAGCAGTTTATTGACAGCTGTGGAGATACTTATCCAGAAGCGGAGTTTTTGTTAGAAACACGTTGTGGTCGGCTGCGGTTAAATTGTCAAGACATCACTATAATCAAGGGCGCAAAACTAGAAACCCGCATGACGCTGTAG
- a CDS encoding Mpo1 family 2-hydroxy fatty acid dioxygenase: protein MKSLTTQLSQYARYHRSKRNILTHFFGIPLIVIAVMGLTFVPITAINQVAITLTMVLAALLCSYYLVLSLPLGIMMTAVLLVFYAVVAQSNAYFEAQGYWSWAIWLGVFVLGWVLQFIGHYFEGKKPAFVDDIVGLAIGPLFVLVELLFLLGFMSQLEQQIINQAGEYRA, encoded by the coding sequence ATGAAAAGTTTAACCACGCAACTGAGCCAATATGCGCGCTATCATCGCAGCAAACGAAATATTTTAACGCATTTTTTTGGTATCCCTTTAATTGTCATTGCGGTGATGGGGCTTACGTTTGTGCCCATTACCGCCATCAATCAGGTGGCAATTACCTTAACCATGGTGTTAGCTGCGCTGTTATGCAGTTATTATCTGGTGTTATCGCTGCCTCTGGGAATAATGATGACCGCAGTGCTACTGGTTTTCTATGCCGTGGTAGCACAAAGTAATGCATACTTTGAGGCTCAGGGCTACTGGAGCTGGGCGATTTGGCTGGGTGTGTTTGTGCTCGGTTGGGTATTGCAGTTTATTGGCCATTATTTCGAAGGTAAAAAGCCCGCGTTTGTCGACGATATTGTCGGCTTAGCCATTGGGCCGTTATTTGTGTTGGTGGAGTTGTTATTTTTATTGGGGTTCATGTCGCAGCTAGAGCAGCAAATTATTAACCAAGCCGGAGAGTATCGGGCTTAA
- a CDS encoding DUF1294 domain-containing protein — MSAVRLVQNQSGLFWGLSVWLGIVCLSKLPWPPLYTAVGLLILNLLTFAVMWWDKRKATMAADRVSELRLLILALLGLNIITPVAMYLLRHKTQKPSFNYKLFMVLLLQTLLSGSLFLLLFF, encoded by the coding sequence ATGTCAGCAGTGCGTTTGGTTCAGAATCAGTCGGGACTGTTTTGGGGGTTAAGTGTTTGGCTTGGTATCGTGTGCCTGAGTAAACTGCCTTGGCCACCGTTATACACAGCCGTTGGGTTGTTAATACTTAATTTACTGACCTTTGCTGTTATGTGGTGGGACAAGCGTAAGGCAACCATGGCCGCCGATAGAGTGTCAGAGCTTAGGTTACTTATTCTTGCTTTGCTGGGGCTAAATATTATCACGCCAGTGGCCATGTACTTGTTACGACACAAAACGCAAAAACCCAGCTTTAATTATAAACTGTTTATGGTGTTGCTATTGCAAACCTTGCTCTCTGGTAGCTTATTTTTATTGTTATTCTTTTAA
- a CDS encoding exonuclease domain-containing protein: protein MKKQLPVKYYLEHFNELIRYIDQVCQPLLQPSQRELLQRYGQLPEPELCLLVRFYSRKTAFLDVSSLSYSELAEIPALAGRLEEKGLLTPAKPSNIDLLLNCLSKTQLVELSTAFQLQERPNLSAKKAAWVAAMTKELQAGQWQPELLPGRYYCATHQSDFDYFLFLFFGKLGGSLSQFSMRDLGLLATRDDSQSINAHFEEYDEAQSAYHYAARVEGLKQISAAQLAPWQGELLKGDFPEVVGHYAQSLFADYSYKLAKLSKDEPEHYEALLALSPHPKAREALIRHRYSAGQHQWVQKQLEDILDGPDDESLMLFASDFYQRKFHKKRTSLLTDMLRASRPALVIDEAFKGHTEQGVVDYYRRQGDVAVHGENALWLSLFGLTFWHELYINPKSTVANAFSRSPKVLKEGRFYSLLASEIEARLEQVNTKQAWQKWLIRQVTQYYQQPNRLFTWHEDILAPLTLLIEHGDIAQLHGVMRLICQHFEQLRSGFPDLMIIDKHGKLRFEEIKAQGDSLSRNQVITLSKLSDVGLDVRVQAVQWNVAADQPYVIVDIETTGGNKDYDRITEIAMIKVQNGQVVDSWTSLVNPERNIPQRIQNLTGINNAMVASAPIITELLEAIAAFTQDAIFVAHNVNFDYGFIRQAFARHQHAFSRAKLCTVQLARKHLPGLPSYSLGKLCQQLGIELTQHHRAMADASATAELFLQINGIRQAQ from the coding sequence TTGAAAAAACAACTGCCGGTAAAGTATTACCTCGAACACTTCAATGAATTGATCCGCTACATTGATCAAGTGTGCCAGCCTTTGTTGCAGCCATCGCAGCGTGAATTGTTGCAGCGCTATGGCCAATTACCAGAGCCTGAGCTGTGTTTATTGGTGCGCTTTTATTCCCGTAAAACGGCATTCTTAGATGTTAGCTCGCTCAGCTATTCAGAGCTAGCAGAGATTCCAGCGTTAGCAGGGCGGCTTGAAGAAAAGGGCCTATTAACACCTGCCAAACCCAGTAATATTGATTTGCTGCTAAATTGTTTGAGCAAAACACAGTTAGTTGAATTAAGCACTGCTTTTCAGCTGCAAGAACGCCCCAATTTATCGGCTAAAAAGGCTGCATGGGTTGCTGCCATGACAAAAGAGCTACAAGCAGGGCAATGGCAGCCTGAACTATTACCCGGCAGATATTATTGCGCCACTCATCAAAGCGACTTTGATTATTTCTTATTTCTTTTCTTTGGCAAACTGGGCGGGAGCTTATCGCAATTTTCTATGCGCGATTTAGGATTACTCGCGACCCGTGACGACAGTCAAAGTATAAACGCTCACTTTGAAGAGTATGACGAAGCTCAGAGTGCCTACCATTATGCTGCTCGGGTCGAGGGGCTGAAACAAATTAGTGCAGCACAGCTGGCTCCTTGGCAAGGCGAGTTATTAAAAGGTGACTTCCCCGAGGTTGTGGGGCACTATGCTCAGTCACTGTTTGCTGATTACAGTTATAAACTGGCTAAACTCAGCAAAGACGAGCCCGAGCACTACGAGGCTTTATTAGCGTTAAGCCCGCACCCCAAAGCACGGGAAGCATTAATTCGTCATCGCTATAGCGCAGGGCAACATCAATGGGTACAAAAGCAGCTCGAAGACATTCTAGATGGCCCCGATGATGAATCCTTGATGCTATTTGCCAGCGATTTTTATCAACGAAAGTTTCATAAAAAGCGCACTTCACTGTTAACCGACATGTTACGGGCAAGCCGGCCAGCATTGGTTATCGATGAAGCCTTTAAAGGCCATACTGAGCAAGGGGTGGTGGATTATTATCGCCGTCAAGGTGATGTGGCTGTTCATGGCGAAAACGCGTTGTGGTTGAGCTTATTTGGCCTAACTTTTTGGCATGAGTTATATATTAACCCTAAAAGCACGGTGGCGAATGCGTTTTCCCGCAGCCCCAAAGTGTTAAAAGAAGGAAGGTTTTACAGCTTATTAGCGTCGGAAATAGAGGCTCGACTGGAGCAGGTAAACACCAAACAAGCGTGGCAAAAGTGGCTAATTCGTCAAGTCACTCAATACTACCAGCAGCCCAACCGGCTATTTACATGGCACGAAGACATTTTAGCGCCATTAACGCTGCTTATTGAGCATGGCGATATAGCCCAGCTTCATGGGGTGATGCGGCTTATTTGCCAGCATTTTGAGCAGTTGCGCTCGGGGTTTCCCGATCTGATGATCATAGACAAGCACGGCAAGCTGCGCTTTGAAGAAATCAAAGCACAAGGAGATAGCCTGAGTCGTAATCAAGTGATTACCTTATCTAAACTCAGCGATGTTGGCCTCGATGTTCGGGTGCAAGCGGTGCAGTGGAATGTTGCTGCGGATCAACCGTATGTGATTGTTGATATTGAGACTACAGGAGGGAACAAAGACTATGATCGCATCACTGAAATTGCCATGATAAAAGTACAAAATGGTCAGGTTGTCGATAGCTGGACGTCATTGGTTAACCCTGAGCGCAATATCCCTCAGCGTATTCAAAATTTGACTGGTATAAATAACGCTATGGTGGCCTCTGCCCCAATTATTACTGAACTATTAGAAGCGATAGCGGCATTTACTCAAGACGCCATCTTTGTGGCGCATAATGTCAATTTTGACTATGGCTTTATCCGTCAAGCCTTTGCTCGGCATCAACATGCTTTTAGCCGCGCGAAGTTATGCACCGTGCAGCTGGCGCGTAAGCATTTGCCTGGTCTACCATCCTACTCTCTAGGAAAATTGTGCCAGCAGCTTGGCATCGAGTTGACACAACATCACCGTGCCATGGCCGATGCGAGTGCCACAGCAGAGCTCTTTTTACAAATTAATGGAATAAGACAGGCACAGTAG